In Rhododendron vialii isolate Sample 1 chromosome 9a, ASM3025357v1, the following are encoded in one genomic region:
- the LOC131301495 gene encoding gamma-tocopherol methyltransferase, chloroplastic-like isoform X2: MNVCCSTWGAHHFGFTRRPSSLLGRTLPRGGGGEVAQGPPVVGARSTPSSATTTTTSASTTRSTAAGYISNTEEVEKLQKGIAELYDESSRVWEEIWGDHMHHGFYDPNYNTNKNDNNDARSLLSDHRSAQIRMIEESLRFAGVSEDPMKRPNNVVDVGCGIGGSSRYIARKYEAQCQGITLSPVQAHRAQALAAAQGLSNKVSFQVADALNQPFSDAQFDLVWSMESGEHMPDKAKDIKAADWSENVAPFWPAVIRSALTWKGFTSLLRSGWKTIRGALVMPLMIQGYKMGLIKFAIITCRKPM; encoded by the exons ATGAATGTTTGCTGCAGCACATGGGGCGCCCATCATTTTGGATTTACGCGGCGCCCATCATCACTACTCGGTCGCACCCTGCCtcgcggcggcggcggcgaagtTGCTCAGGGCCCACCAGTAGTAGGAGCCCGTTCCACGCCTTCTTCAGCGACTACTACGACCACAAGTGCATCGACGACACGTAGTACAGCAGCAGGATATATTAGTAATACAGAGGAGGTAGAAAAGCTCCAGAAAGGGATAGCCGAGTTGTACGACGAATCGTCACGGGTATGGGAGGAGATATGGGGGGACCACATGCACCACGGCTTCTACGATCCAAACTACAATACTAACAAAAACGACAACAACGACGCCCGTTCCCTACTTTCCGACCATCGATCCGCTCAGATTCGTATGATTGAAGAGTCTCTCCGATTTGCCGGTGTTTCAG AAGACCCAATGAAGAGACCTAATAATGTTGTCGATGTTGGGTGTGGAATTGGAGGCAGTTCTAGATATATAGCAAGAAAATATGAGGCTCAATGCCAAGGCATCACCCTGAGCCCTGTTCAAGCCCACAGGGCTCAAGCTCTTGCTGCTGCCCAAGGATTATCAAACAAG GTTTCCTTCCAAGTTGCAGATGCTTTAAATCAACCATTTTCCGATGCACAATTCGATCTGGTATGGTCCATGGAGAGTGGTGAACACATGCCTGACAAAGCAAAG GATATAAAGGCAGCAGATTGGTCGGAGAATGTTGCCCCATTTTGGCCTGCAGTAATAAGGTCAGCATTGACATGGAAGGGCTTCACATCATTGTTGCGAAGTG GATGGAAAACCATAAGAGGGGCATTGGTTATGCCATTGATGATCCAAGGATACAAGATGGGGCTAATCAAGTTTGCTATCATTACATGTCGGAAGCCTATGTAG
- the LOC131301495 gene encoding gamma-tocopherol methyltransferase, chloroplastic-like isoform X1: MNVCCSTWGAHHFGFTRRPSSLLGRTLPRGGGGEVAQGPPVVGARSTPSSATTTTTSASTTRSTAAGYISNTEEVEKLQKGIAELYDESSRVWEEIWGDHMHHGFYDPNYNTNKNDNNDARSLLSDHRSAQIRMIEESLRFAGVSEDPMKRPNNVVDVGCGIGGSSRYIARKYEAQCQGITLSPVQAHRAQALAAAQGLSNKVSFQVADALNQPFSDAQFDLVWSMESGEHMPDKAKFVNELARVAAPGATIIIVTWCHRDLSPSEKSLRPEEEDLLRKICDAYYLPAWCSTGDYVKLLESLSLQDIKAADWSENVAPFWPAVIRSALTWKGFTSLLRSGWKTIRGALVMPLMIQGYKMGLIKFAIITCRKPM, from the exons ATGAATGTTTGCTGCAGCACATGGGGCGCCCATCATTTTGGATTTACGCGGCGCCCATCATCACTACTCGGTCGCACCCTGCCtcgcggcggcggcggcgaagtTGCTCAGGGCCCACCAGTAGTAGGAGCCCGTTCCACGCCTTCTTCAGCGACTACTACGACCACAAGTGCATCGACGACACGTAGTACAGCAGCAGGATATATTAGTAATACAGAGGAGGTAGAAAAGCTCCAGAAAGGGATAGCCGAGTTGTACGACGAATCGTCACGGGTATGGGAGGAGATATGGGGGGACCACATGCACCACGGCTTCTACGATCCAAACTACAATACTAACAAAAACGACAACAACGACGCCCGTTCCCTACTTTCCGACCATCGATCCGCTCAGATTCGTATGATTGAAGAGTCTCTCCGATTTGCCGGTGTTTCAG AAGACCCAATGAAGAGACCTAATAATGTTGTCGATGTTGGGTGTGGAATTGGAGGCAGTTCTAGATATATAGCAAGAAAATATGAGGCTCAATGCCAAGGCATCACCCTGAGCCCTGTTCAAGCCCACAGGGCTCAAGCTCTTGCTGCTGCCCAAGGATTATCAAACAAG GTTTCCTTCCAAGTTGCAGATGCTTTAAATCAACCATTTTCCGATGCACAATTCGATCTGGTATGGTCCATGGAGAGTGGTGAACACATGCCTGACAAAGCAAAG TTTGTTAATGAGTTGGCTCGAGTAGCAGCACCGGGAGCCACAATCATAATAGTAACATGGTGCCATAGGGACCTCTCCCCTTCGGAGAAATCTTTGCGACCAGAGGAGGAAGATTTATTGCGGAAGATTTGTGATGCTTATTATCTCCCAGCTTGGTGTTCTACGGGCGATTATGTGAAATTActtgagtctctctctctccag GATATAAAGGCAGCAGATTGGTCGGAGAATGTTGCCCCATTTTGGCCTGCAGTAATAAGGTCAGCATTGACATGGAAGGGCTTCACATCATTGTTGCGAAGTG GATGGAAAACCATAAGAGGGGCATTGGTTATGCCATTGATGATCCAAGGATACAAGATGGGGCTAATCAAGTTTGCTATCATTACATGTCGGAAGCCTATGTAG
- the LOC131301499 gene encoding uncharacterized protein LOC131301499 codes for MASSTRGGRGDVKGFFRQRKKSGGIAKPKGKKSSPIHSAAFGSDVAQPPAVLISHASLDLTDDYDDNEEMLRQFDMNMKYGPCLGMTRLARWERAHSLGLNPPKDVERLLRQAKVRSDCLWDARV; via the exons aTGGCATCATCGAcaagaggagggagaggagaTGTCAAGGGCTTCTTCAGGCAAAGGAAGAAGAGCGGCGGCATCGCTAAgccaaaaggaaagaaatcctCCCCAATACACTCTGCGGCCTTCGGATCCGACGTCGCTCAACCTCCTGCTGTCCTCATCTCCCATGCTTCTCTCGATCTGACTG ATGATTACGATGATAACGAGGAAATGTTGAGGCAATTCGACATGAACATGAAGTATGGGCCGTGCCTTGGGATGACAAGACTTGCTCGGTGGGAGCGTGCCCACAGTCTAGGTTTGAACCCTCCCAAAGACGTTGAGCGCCTTTTGAGACAGGCTAAGGTCCGCTCCGACTGCTTGTGGGATGCTCGTGTTTAG